In Haloarcula salinisoli, one genomic interval encodes:
- a CDS encoding RNA-binding protein, with product MNVKSRHHLRSDAVDDIADALADNLGVELDADSFEKVEFEDSDWDVVLVDGEPYVLYVEEDEPFLTVQGANAHPPEKHIVTVDTGAISFVSDGADIMRPGITEADEDISDGDLVAINEEAHGKFLAIGRAMADGSDMVGESGKVVESIHHVGDDLFEFSV from the coding sequence ATGAACGTCAAATCGCGCCACCACCTCCGCTCGGACGCGGTCGACGACATCGCCGACGCGCTCGCGGACAACCTCGGCGTCGAACTGGACGCCGATAGCTTCGAGAAAGTCGAGTTCGAGGACAGCGACTGGGACGTCGTCCTCGTCGACGGGGAGCCCTACGTCCTGTATGTCGAAGAGGACGAACCGTTCCTCACGGTCCAGGGCGCCAACGCCCATCCGCCGGAGAAACATATCGTCACCGTCGATACGGGCGCAATCTCGTTCGTCTCCGACGGTGCCGACATCATGCGCCCCGGCATCACCGAGGCCGACGAGGACATCAGCGATGGCGACCTCGTCGCCATCAACGAGGAGGCCCACGGGAAGTTCCTCGCTATCGGCCGGGCGATGGCCGACGGGTCGGATATGGTCGGCGAGTCGGGGAAGGTCGTCGAGTCCATCCACCACGTGGGCGACGACCTCTTCGAGTTCTCGGTTTAG